A window of the Parvularcula bermudensis HTCC2503 genome harbors these coding sequences:
- a CDS encoding cell division protein FtsX, with translation MIDSPSAPDDPPPEEGGSEKLPPRQSALLPEAGAAGTPLTVVLAVLAFIASIALAGTLMVARSTSDWTGELTGAITIQVRGTSIAEIRRNADAAEGVLQDTIGVLNLDRLNRQETEELLSPWLGTDSLGPDLPIPILITAEITPTLRANLSPLVERLAETAPTAVLDDHHVWNDRLLSAARKAANFAIVIFLTIFTATVSVIVFATRAGLAANQSTVEVMHLMGATDQFIADQVQRRYLTLSLRGGVAGAGVATLVLLAMAQTSEESSGALFLPNLVAAPTLLMWLSVVPLLLCATASIAARITVRQILTQDIS, from the coding sequence ATGATCGACAGCCCTTCGGCGCCGGACGATCCCCCCCCTGAAGAGGGAGGAAGCGAGAAATTGCCGCCTCGGCAGTCGGCCTTGCTCCCCGAGGCGGGGGCCGCCGGCACCCCCTTGACCGTCGTCCTCGCCGTTCTTGCCTTCATCGCCAGTATCGCCCTCGCCGGCACCTTGATGGTCGCGCGATCGACCTCGGACTGGACGGGCGAGTTAACCGGGGCGATCACCATCCAAGTCAGGGGGACCTCCATTGCCGAGATCAGGCGAAATGCCGACGCGGCCGAGGGGGTTCTTCAAGATACGATCGGTGTCCTCAATCTCGACCGGCTGAACCGGCAAGAGACCGAAGAACTCCTGTCGCCCTGGCTGGGCACGGACAGTCTTGGACCGGATCTACCGATCCCTATTCTGATCACTGCTGAAATTACCCCAACCCTGAGAGCGAATCTCAGCCCGCTCGTGGAGCGTCTGGCGGAGACGGCACCGACAGCCGTCCTCGACGATCATCATGTGTGGAACGATCGGCTCCTTTCGGCAGCGCGGAAGGCCGCCAACTTCGCCATTGTGATCTTTTTGACCATCTTCACCGCAACCGTCAGCGTGATCGTCTTTGCCACGAGGGCGGGGCTGGCGGCGAACCAGTCGACGGTTGAGGTGATGCATTTAATGGGGGCCACGGACCAGTTCATTGCCGATCAGGTGCAGCGCCGGTATCTAACCCTCTCCTTACGAGGCGGCGTCGCCGGCGCAGGGGTCGCCACCCTGGTGTTGCTCGCCATGGCGCAGACAAGCGAAGAAAGTAGCGGCGCCCTGTTCCTGCCCAATCTGGTCGCCGCCCCAACTCTCTTGATGTGGCTTTCCGTGGTGCCGCTGCTGTTATGCGCCACCGCCTCCATCGCCGCCCGCATCACCGTGCGACAGATCCTGACTCAGGACATCAGTTAA
- the ftsE gene encoding cell division ATP-binding protein FtsE — protein sequence MSETRYTATTPPIVELQDVALAYDDTREVLRHADLILREGDFRFLTGPSGAGKTTLLKLIYLALRPSAGRIRIFGEDVGDLKTDARYHIRRRIGIVFQEFRLLDHLTAYENVALPMRVMGIKESEYRDDVIELLSWVGLADRLTAKPQVLSGGQKQRVALARALVSKPDLILADEPTGNVDPAMGAKIMQLLLELNRLGTAVIVATHDFHLVRRIPEKILRLKDGHVTLHGPLSELTGTP from the coding sequence ATGTCCGAGACCCGGTACACCGCCACGACCCCGCCGATCGTCGAGCTGCAGGACGTTGCGCTCGCCTATGATGACACACGCGAAGTGCTTAGACACGCAGATCTGATCCTGCGTGAAGGTGATTTCCGCTTCCTGACCGGCCCCTCCGGCGCCGGCAAGACGACGCTGTTGAAATTGATCTATCTCGCGCTGCGCCCCAGCGCCGGGCGTATACGAATTTTCGGCGAAGATGTCGGGGATCTGAAAACCGACGCGCGGTACCATATTCGGCGACGCATCGGCATTGTTTTTCAGGAGTTCAGGCTGCTCGACCATCTCACCGCCTATGAAAACGTGGCGTTGCCCATGCGTGTCATGGGCATTAAGGAAAGTGAGTATCGGGACGACGTTATTGAACTCTTAAGTTGGGTCGGGCTTGCCGACCGACTGACGGCGAAACCTCAGGTTCTCTCAGGCGGTCAAAAACAGCGGGTCGCCCTGGCGCGGGCTTTGGTATCAAAGCCGGATCTGATCCTCGCCGATGAACCGACGGGAAATGTCGACCCGGCCATGGGGGCGAAAATCATGCAACTTCTCCTTGAGCTGAACCGCCTTGGCACGGCGGTGATTGTCGCCACCCATGATTTCCACCTGGTCAGACGGATTCCCGAAAAAATCTTGAGGCTGAAAGATGGCCATGTCACCTTGCACGGCCCTCTCTCCGAACTGACGGGGACGCCATGA
- a CDS encoding DNA recombination protein RmuC, with amino-acid sequence MSSFWFPLALLLAAIGIAAAVYFRLSVRRGLRERDALRQAYDRCSRERDELLSARDDRDRERSRREEAERREAVLQARLEERERQFQQERDGFEDRFRSLSQRLLREASDGLLREAKANFDQQQLRAKAEAEGYARSVGDLLKPMRETLSRYEQGLKELREDQVKARGHLSGEIQSLAAQTSAVQAEARTLSAALKAGPKTRGRWGETTLRNVVEMTGMSPYCDFDEQFGVVDEDGRRKQPDMVVRLPGERMVAIDSKAPMAEWFTAVESGGDEDRRDAAHAAHAKALWTHVQQLAGKDYAAALKKDDALDFVILFVPAESFFTAAIGARPSLFQEAVEKNIVIATPATLVAILKSIAQSWRQQKAGDNAREVAALARDLYDSLRGTSTYLLQLGKSVAQTVKHYDSLVGNMESRVLPRARRFADYEMPGTDKAIEGVPSLDLQPRIAKSESDEPGSPQRGRLS; translated from the coding sequence ATGTCGTCTTTCTGGTTTCCCCTCGCCCTCCTCCTTGCCGCCATCGGCATTGCGGCGGCCGTCTATTTCCGGCTCTCCGTGCGGCGGGGCCTTCGCGAGCGCGACGCCCTGCGGCAGGCCTATGACCGCTGCAGTCGAGAGCGCGATGAGTTGCTGTCGGCACGCGATGACCGGGATCGGGAGCGGTCGCGCCGGGAGGAGGCGGAGCGGCGCGAGGCGGTGCTTCAAGCCCGACTGGAAGAGCGAGAGCGACAATTCCAGCAGGAGCGCGACGGGTTTGAGGATCGGTTTCGATCCCTCTCCCAACGTCTGCTCCGTGAAGCGAGCGATGGTCTCCTGCGCGAAGCCAAAGCCAATTTCGATCAACAGCAGCTACGCGCCAAAGCCGAGGCAGAGGGATATGCGCGCTCGGTCGGTGACCTTCTCAAGCCCATGCGAGAAACCTTGTCGCGCTACGAACAGGGGTTGAAGGAATTGCGCGAGGACCAGGTCAAGGCGCGCGGGCATTTGTCCGGAGAAATTCAGTCCCTCGCCGCACAGACAAGCGCCGTTCAGGCCGAGGCACGAACCCTCTCCGCCGCCCTCAAGGCCGGCCCTAAAACACGCGGACGATGGGGAGAGACCACCTTGCGCAATGTCGTGGAGATGACAGGTATGTCCCCCTATTGCGATTTCGACGAGCAATTCGGCGTCGTCGATGAGGATGGGCGCCGCAAACAGCCCGACATGGTCGTCCGGCTCCCCGGAGAGAGGATGGTGGCCATCGATTCAAAAGCGCCCATGGCCGAATGGTTTACGGCGGTGGAAAGCGGCGGCGACGAAGACCGCCGAGACGCGGCGCACGCCGCCCATGCCAAAGCACTCTGGACCCATGTGCAACAATTGGCAGGCAAGGATTACGCCGCAGCCCTCAAAAAGGATGACGCCCTCGATTTCGTGATCCTTTTCGTGCCAGCGGAAAGCTTCTTCACGGCCGCCATCGGGGCCCGTCCCAGCCTTTTCCAAGAGGCGGTGGAGAAAAATATTGTGATTGCGACCCCCGCGACGCTGGTGGCCATTTTGAAATCGATCGCCCAATCCTGGCGCCAGCAAAAAGCCGGGGACAATGCGCGGGAGGTCGCCGCCTTGGCGCGGGACCTTTATGACTCCCTGCGCGGAACCAGCACCTATCTCCTTCAACTGGGGAAAAGCGTCGCGCAGACCGTGAAGCATTATGATAGTTTGGTGGGGAATATGGAGAGCCGTGTCCTGCCGCGAGCGCGGCGCTTCGCCGACTACGAAATGCCGGGCACGGACAAAGCTATCGAGGGGGTTCCCTCCCTCGATCTTCAGCCGCGGATTGCCAAATCGGAGAGTGACGAGCCGGGGTCGCCACAACGCGGGCGCCTATCATGA
- a CDS encoding glutaminyl-peptide cyclotransferase, whose product MISAPAFFGLLAFLFTGAQSAEGALAAGEAPPVRPTVSTVEVVAVHPHGRRDFTQGLFFADGVLYESTGRVGQSALIRHGLGEVEAKRHPLPETVFGEGSTAVGDHIVSLTWRSGIGFVHDRESFDLKSRFPIDGEGWGLTYDGDRLILSDGSDRLRFLDPTTFAPIGSLAVTLNGRPLTRLNELEWVEGEIWANIWLTDFIARIDPATGIATGLVDLRGLEPDRRDPNDDVLNGIAYDEENGRLMVTGKNWAHLYEIKVLPSD is encoded by the coding sequence ATGATCTCTGCTCCCGCCTTTTTCGGTCTTCTCGCCTTTCTTTTTACTGGAGCCCAGTCCGCAGAGGGGGCCTTGGCAGCCGGTGAGGCCCCCCCTGTCCGCCCCACTGTCAGCACGGTGGAGGTGGTAGCCGTTCATCCCCACGGCCGGAGGGATTTCACCCAAGGGCTCTTCTTCGCCGATGGGGTCCTTTACGAGAGTACCGGACGGGTTGGTCAGTCGGCGCTGATCCGCCACGGCCTTGGAGAGGTTGAGGCGAAGCGTCACCCCTTGCCGGAGACCGTGTTCGGCGAAGGGTCGACGGCGGTCGGCGACCATATCGTCTCCCTGACCTGGCGCAGCGGCATCGGCTTTGTCCATGATAGAGAGAGTTTCGATCTGAAATCCCGCTTCCCCATCGACGGCGAAGGCTGGGGGCTGACCTATGACGGCGATCGTCTGATCCTGTCGGATGGGTCGGATAGGCTCCGCTTCCTCGATCCCACCACCTTTGCCCCGATCGGCAGTTTGGCCGTTACCCTCAATGGCCGGCCATTGACGCGCCTTAACGAGCTCGAATGGGTCGAGGGGGAAATCTGGGCCAATATATGGCTCACCGACTTCATCGCCCGCATAGACCCGGCCACCGGGATCGCGACGGGACTTGTCGACCTCCGGGGCCTCGAACCGGACCGCCGCGACCCGAATGACGATGTCCTGAATGGAATTGCCTATGACGAAGAGAATGGGCGTCTGATGGTGACCGGCAAGAATTGGGCTCACCTCTATGAGATCAAAGTGCTCCCCAGCGACTAA
- a CDS encoding zinc-ribbon domain-containing protein, translating to MMISCPACPKVYRIPAAAIPDSGREVRCSGCGTVWIERGIVADLIDMIDLEEALRPYGAYQQVEAPAEDLALAVEDFAADDDAFTVSGPDAGHFPAPVAYRGEDGGGTGEVVLPGPSASSAQAERAAPSSAPYDGPRQGDHQAGRLHVDAPLWSWTPALTVSSGALSLGNGVPTPVLEMEEPAPAPLSAAASLGPVEAGRRWLKKRLTSRRRQLDPGARAARRWRARFRTKIRNRLTPARAVGWSAWAVIVIVATLVVTDRTLTERLWPRTHRLYAALADEPRLPPVRLEGVVRRVANSTEGPVLEVRGRLVNMSGDAIAPQLVLQLNGDKRLSHAASISDVPLVSGGERPFVIRARLPEQVERIELTPSIGAVAGSLAPSPSFRMQQIGSGWKQSAIADQAPLIR from the coding sequence ATGATGATCTCATGCCCGGCCTGTCCGAAGGTCTATCGGATTCCCGCTGCCGCCATTCCGGATTCCGGACGAGAGGTACGGTGTTCCGGCTGCGGTACGGTGTGGATCGAGCGCGGCATCGTCGCCGACCTAATCGATATGATCGACCTTGAAGAGGCGCTGCGCCCCTATGGGGCGTACCAACAGGTCGAGGCGCCAGCAGAAGATCTGGCGCTTGCCGTCGAGGACTTCGCTGCGGACGACGACGCCTTTACCGTGAGCGGCCCCGATGCCGGGCATTTTCCGGCACCGGTCGCGTATCGGGGAGAGGATGGCGGCGGTACGGGCGAGGTGGTGCTGCCCGGCCCGTCAGCATCGTCGGCGCAGGCCGAGCGGGCCGCCCCTTCTTCGGCGCCATATGACGGGCCGCGACAGGGCGATCACCAGGCTGGCCGGCTCCATGTGGACGCACCCCTTTGGAGCTGGACGCCTGCGTTGACGGTTTCGAGCGGTGCGCTCAGCCTTGGGAACGGGGTGCCGACGCCCGTCCTTGAGATGGAAGAGCCCGCGCCTGCGCCTCTATCGGCCGCCGCGTCCCTGGGGCCGGTGGAGGCCGGACGGCGGTGGCTCAAGAAGCGATTGACCTCCCGTCGTCGCCAACTCGATCCCGGCGCCCGGGCGGCGCGGCGATGGCGGGCCCGTTTTCGTACCAAGATCCGTAATCGCTTGACCCCCGCCCGGGCGGTCGGATGGTCGGCCTGGGCCGTCATCGTCATTGTCGCGACATTGGTGGTGACTGATCGCACGCTGACCGAACGTCTTTGGCCTCGCACCCACCGCCTATATGCGGCCTTGGCGGATGAGCCTCGCCTTCCGCCGGTGCGGCTTGAGGGGGTCGTTCGCCGGGTGGCCAATTCGACCGAGGGGCCCGTCCTTGAGGTGCGGGGGCGTCTTGTGAACATGTCAGGCGACGCGATTGCCCCGCAACTGGTTCTCCAATTGAATGGGGACAAACGGTTGAGCCACGCGGCATCGATCAGCGATGTGCCCTTGGTGAGCGGCGGCGAGCGGCCATTCGTTATCAGAGCGCGGTTGCCCGAGCAGGTGGAACGGATCGAGTTGACGCCGTCGATCGGGGCTGTGGCCGGCTCGCTGGCTCCGTCGCCGAGCTTCAGGATGCAGCAAATTGGCAGCGGCTGGAAACAATCCGCGATCGCCGATCAAGCGCCCCTTATTCGGTAA
- a CDS encoding glycosyltransferase family 4 protein has product MPDLRGVTVLQVIPTLETGGAERTTLEVGRALITAGARSLVVSEGGPLVESLVAEGTEHVSLPVASKNPLLLASNGTALRRLIAAEGVDLIHARSRAPAWSALMAARGAKIPFVTTYHGIYSGRTAPKRLYNSVMARGDAVIANSAYTAAAVARLYGAKPWFPPAARFVTIPRGADLSLFDPDQVTAAQRAAALAAFGGEGAFRVLMPGRLTSWKGQEDVVEAVAQLRPDGEPPLRVVLIGSAQGRDAYEDSLERRISDLGISDIVHIHGHWDDMPAAYDWADVTLSASRRPEAFGRVAVEAQAMGCPVIATAHGGSLETVDPAHGGTLVPPSAPDALSAALAQMLQRPPADREAMGAVARRRILREFSIEAMTSATLSVYRAVL; this is encoded by the coding sequence ATGCCCGATCTTCGTGGAGTCACTGTGCTTCAGGTCATCCCGACGCTGGAGACCGGCGGGGCCGAGCGGACCACGCTTGAGGTGGGGCGGGCGCTGATTACGGCTGGGGCCCGGTCGCTTGTGGTTTCTGAGGGGGGCCCCCTGGTCGAGAGCCTTGTCGCCGAGGGCACCGAGCATGTCTCCCTTCCGGTGGCCAGCAAGAACCCATTGCTCCTGGCGAGCAACGGGACGGCCTTGCGCCGGTTGATTGCGGCGGAGGGGGTCGATCTCATTCATGCGCGGTCCCGCGCCCCGGCCTGGTCGGCCTTGATGGCGGCGCGCGGGGCGAAGATCCCCTTTGTCACCACCTATCACGGCATTTATTCCGGGCGGACGGCGCCGAAGCGTCTCTACAATTCCGTGATGGCCCGTGGCGATGCTGTCATTGCCAATTCCGCCTATACCGCGGCGGCGGTCGCGCGCCTTTATGGGGCGAAGCCCTGGTTTCCCCCCGCGGCGCGCTTTGTCACCATCCCCAGGGGGGCGGATCTCTCCCTCTTCGACCCCGACCAGGTCACCGCCGCGCAACGCGCCGCGGCATTGGCGGCCTTTGGGGGAGAGGGGGCGTTTCGGGTGCTGATGCCGGGGCGGCTGACATCGTGGAAGGGGCAGGAGGATGTGGTCGAGGCCGTGGCGCAGTTACGCCCCGATGGGGAACCCCCTCTCCGGGTTGTGCTGATCGGCAGTGCCCAGGGGCGGGACGCCTATGAGGACAGCCTTGAGCGCAGGATTTCCGACCTCGGGATCAGCGATATCGTGCATATCCATGGCCATTGGGACGACATGCCCGCCGCCTATGATTGGGCCGATGTGACCCTTTCGGCCTCTCGTCGGCCCGAAGCTTTTGGCCGCGTCGCCGTCGAGGCACAGGCGATGGGCTGCCCGGTGATCGCCACGGCCCATGGCGGCAGCCTTGAAACCGTCGACCCGGCCCATGGCGGCACCCTTGTGCCCCCGTCTGCACCCGACGCGTTAAGCGCGGCGTTGGCGCAAATGCTGCAACGCCCCCCTGCCGATCGAGAGGCCATGGGGGCGGTGGCCCGCCGCCGGATTTTGAGGGAATTCTCGATCGAAGCGATGACGTCAGCGACCTTATCGGTGTATAGGGCAGTATTATAG
- a CDS encoding alpha/beta hydrolase — translation MGLSRIGLAVDTQEMDDKITDAPAFFDGPHGPLAYRRRQPRGAPTGPGLVWLPGYGSDMLGGKATAMAHFAADRGRDSLRFDYSGCGESPGDFEAGAVGRWTEDAAAAIAALTRGPQILVGSSMGAWIALLLLRGRRVPIAGLVLIAPAPDFATELTPTQWSEEDWARLQREGRLEIPGDEGFVMIYTRYLFEDGAQHRVLNAPLQAGCPVRILSGLADDVVPPGHVLRLADHLEAEDMIVRFIKGGDHRLSRDSDIATLLTAMAEIAS, via the coding sequence GTGGGATTGTCTCGCATCGGACTTGCGGTAGACACCCAAGAGATGGACGACAAGATCACCGATGCGCCCGCCTTTTTCGACGGTCCCCATGGGCCCCTCGCCTATCGGCGGCGACAGCCCCGAGGGGCGCCCACAGGCCCCGGCCTTGTGTGGCTGCCCGGCTATGGCTCGGACATGCTGGGCGGCAAAGCGACGGCTATGGCACACTTCGCGGCCGACCGGGGGCGCGACTCGCTGCGCTTTGATTACTCTGGATGCGGCGAAAGCCCTGGCGATTTCGAGGCAGGCGCCGTTGGACGATGGACCGAGGATGCGGCGGCGGCCATCGCGGCCCTGACCCGGGGGCCGCAAATCCTTGTGGGCTCCTCCATGGGGGCGTGGATCGCCCTCCTCCTCCTGCGGGGGCGGCGGGTGCCGATTGCCGGTCTGGTGCTGATCGCGCCGGCGCCGGATTTCGCCACCGAGCTGACGCCGACGCAATGGAGCGAGGAGGATTGGGCCCGCCTTCAGCGCGAAGGCCGGCTCGAAATCCCGGGCGATGAGGGCTTTGTGATGATCTATACGCGGTATTTATTCGAGGATGGGGCCCAGCACCGGGTGCTCAACGCCCCCCTCCAAGCAGGGTGTCCCGTGCGCATCCTCTCAGGTCTCGCCGACGATGTGGTGCCCCCGGGGCATGTCCTCCGTCTCGCGGACCATCTGGAGGCGGAGGACATGATCGTGCGGTTTATCAAAGGCGGCGACCATCGCCTGTCGCGCGACAGCGATATCGCCACGCTGCTGACCGCGATGGCTGAGATTGCGTCATGA
- a CDS encoding Rieske 2Fe-2S domain-containing protein codes for MNQPPLSAPDATSADASALARARGRAPLTDIWYFAGLSSHFSAKQPQRMVLMGRPIVFARDPGGALFALADRCAHRAAPLSGGRIVDEDGTACLECPYHGWRFALSSGQCRKVPALSAEDPARADGIKVADYPIHEERGLVWIFIPAGRHSGDALPPPPALPPGVPGARPKMVITAQAEGPYDEAVIGLVDPAHTPFVHRQWFWRDPGEAAEKIKDYEPTAMGFRMKPHRPSRNGRAYRLIGGAATTEIEFRLPGLRFELIKNDRYTILGLTAITPLEHETAVITQMFFWDMPLLSLLKPLTLPLARRFLSQDGRILRLQNDNLQRQDVPMLYLGEPDRLAQWYLKLKRAYAEKDQGEAFINPLEPAVLRWRT; via the coding sequence ATGAACCAGCCCCCATTGTCCGCCCCCGACGCGACCTCAGCGGACGCCTCGGCCCTCGCCAGGGCCCGGGGCCGCGCCCCCCTCACGGATATCTGGTATTTTGCCGGGCTGTCCTCTCATTTTAGCGCAAAACAGCCGCAGCGGATGGTCCTGATGGGCCGTCCTATCGTCTTCGCCCGCGACCCCGGCGGCGCCTTGTTCGCGCTGGCGGATCGATGCGCCCACCGCGCCGCGCCGCTCTCTGGGGGCCGAATTGTCGACGAGGACGGCACGGCCTGTCTCGAATGTCCCTATCACGGGTGGCGCTTTGCCCTCAGCAGCGGACAATGCCGCAAGGTTCCCGCCCTCAGCGCCGAGGACCCCGCCCGCGCGGACGGAATCAAGGTCGCGGATTATCCCATCCACGAAGAAAGGGGGCTTGTATGGATATTCATCCCGGCGGGCCGTCACAGCGGCGACGCCCTACCGCCCCCGCCGGCCCTGCCCCCCGGCGTTCCGGGAGCCCGGCCGAAAATGGTCATCACCGCCCAAGCCGAAGGCCCCTATGATGAGGCGGTGATCGGGTTGGTCGACCCTGCCCATACCCCATTCGTCCACCGCCAATGGTTTTGGCGCGACCCCGGTGAGGCGGCTGAAAAGATCAAAGACTACGAGCCGACAGCCATGGGGTTTCGAATGAAACCGCACCGTCCTTCACGCAATGGACGGGCCTATCGTTTGATCGGCGGGGCGGCCACCACGGAAATCGAGTTCCGCTTACCGGGATTGCGGTTCGAGCTGATCAAGAACGACCGCTACACCATTCTCGGATTAACGGCGATCACGCCGCTTGAGCATGAGACCGCGGTGATTACCCAGATGTTCTTCTGGGACATGCCGCTGCTCAGCCTTCTTAAGCCGTTGACCCTCCCCCTGGCTCGCCGGTTCCTGTCACAGGATGGACGGATCCTCCGCCTTCAAAATGACAATCTGCAGCGCCAGGATGTCCCGATGCTCTATCTTGGAGAGCCGGATCGGTTGGCGCAGTGGTATCTCAAGCTCAAACGGGCCTATGCCGAAAAGGACCAGGGGGAGGCGTTCATCAACCCTCTCGAACCGGCGGTTCTCAGATGGCGAACCTGA
- a CDS encoding DUF4175 domain-containing protein has translation MTSASPFRELARAHRRLTFERLYAALVPPFAILAAFMGLALYGVWEVVPWWAHGAALAATLTAILWQWARLRSLMRLPSWEAASRRLEEDSGMPRGTVADLLDEPLGGGDQASQALWSAHLARLTAKVAAARAGGPKAIIDRTDPFNLRFMAALLLATGLVIAGPDRMNRLTGAVWPGQANDTPIVLNSWITPPEYTGLPPRFLLRDDPLADVTLPVAAVPAGSQLTVKASHLDGRPASLAVRIASEAGIRRLETASDDEEPGTSQLVADAPMAVALKGFGRELIIPLQALPDRPPAIRFSSPPDTVGGRRVLLSVDIDDEYGAAAADLMLTLRDEDAALVRGRDVPSPAPAASSATIPLPGLVGPPGARRVEIDLTDHAWAGLPVDMAVRITDGAKQTATTDTMPLVLPSRLFFNPLSRTVVEARQSLSLAPSHWRRTRQLFAALTFAPENFADDTSEYLLLRSAFHDLDRSEGEHLDEIVESFWPLALALEDSSITSAKERLDTAKQALRDALSRGATPDEIDRLVEDVRDAMNAYLAALAGSEDSFAEAEGTAEQVAPRDLDDILNEIAALRRQGDNAAAQARLAELEAMLENMQLSRSGSGAGGSSGAAGQSSGQGQQAAGSGGDSQGKGEPSPLDQAGDLIDRQRRLADEGFAARRGERPASGLATDQDSLTAATQALSDALKGGSPPAEGNAADAFGKAAQAMRGAAEALRRGEVSASQFLQEEAIRELREGADALADAALAAAAGREGPNGEPGEALRGRTDGEGQGRDPLGRLLGGYGATGITIPSLGDPAQIRALTDELRLRLSDPSLPQQERRYYERLLERF, from the coding sequence ATGACCTCCGCCTCCCCCTTTCGGGAATTGGCGCGCGCCCATCGCCGCCTGACCTTTGAGCGCCTCTATGCGGCGCTTGTCCCGCCCTTCGCGATCCTCGCCGCTTTCATGGGCCTTGCGCTTTACGGCGTTTGGGAGGTCGTTCCCTGGTGGGCGCACGGCGCCGCCCTCGCAGCGACCCTCACCGCGATCCTGTGGCAATGGGCTCGATTACGGTCCCTTATGCGCCTGCCCTCCTGGGAGGCCGCTTCGCGCCGCCTCGAAGAAGACAGCGGCATGCCCCGAGGAACGGTTGCCGATCTCCTCGACGAACCTCTCGGCGGCGGCGACCAAGCAAGCCAGGCACTCTGGTCCGCCCATCTTGCGCGATTGACGGCGAAAGTCGCTGCGGCGAGAGCGGGCGGCCCGAAAGCGATCATTGACCGTACCGATCCCTTCAATCTCCGCTTCATGGCTGCCCTGCTGCTTGCGACCGGGCTCGTGATCGCCGGGCCGGACCGCATGAACCGTCTGACAGGGGCCGTTTGGCCCGGCCAGGCCAATGACACGCCGATCGTCCTCAATAGCTGGATCACCCCCCCCGAATATACAGGTCTTCCGCCCCGTTTCCTCCTGCGTGACGACCCCTTGGCCGATGTCACACTTCCTGTGGCGGCGGTCCCCGCCGGCAGCCAATTGACGGTGAAAGCCAGTCATCTCGATGGACGGCCCGCCTCCCTCGCGGTACGCATTGCCTCCGAAGCGGGTATTCGCCGTTTGGAAACCGCTTCGGACGATGAAGAGCCCGGCACGTCCCAGCTTGTGGCCGACGCGCCCATGGCTGTTGCGTTGAAAGGGTTCGGGCGGGAGCTTATTATTCCCTTGCAGGCTCTGCCCGATCGCCCCCCCGCCATTCGCTTTAGCTCCCCCCCCGACACAGTTGGCGGACGGCGCGTGCTCCTCTCCGTCGACATCGACGATGAGTACGGCGCCGCCGCCGCCGACCTGATGCTCACCTTACGAGACGAGGACGCCGCGCTGGTGAGGGGGCGCGATGTGCCCTCTCCGGCGCCGGCGGCATCGTCCGCAACAATTCCCTTGCCGGGCTTGGTCGGACCGCCGGGTGCCCGGCGGGTGGAAATCGACCTCACCGATCATGCCTGGGCCGGATTGCCGGTCGATATGGCCGTTCGCATCACCGATGGCGCCAAGCAGACGGCGACCACCGACACCATGCCTCTGGTGCTGCCCTCGCGGCTGTTCTTCAACCCCCTGTCGCGGACCGTGGTCGAAGCGCGGCAAAGCCTGTCCCTGGCCCCGTCCCATTGGCGGCGGACCCGGCAATTATTCGCGGCCCTGACCTTTGCCCCGGAGAATTTTGCGGACGATACCAGCGAATATCTCCTGCTGCGCAGTGCCTTTCACGATCTTGACCGGAGCGAGGGTGAGCATCTCGACGAGATTGTCGAGAGTTTCTGGCCTCTAGCCCTCGCGCTCGAAGACAGCTCGATCACCAGTGCAAAGGAACGCCTCGACACGGCAAAGCAAGCACTCCGTGATGCCCTGTCGCGCGGGGCGACCCCGGATGAAATCGACCGCCTGGTAGAGGATGTGCGGGACGCGATGAATGCCTATCTCGCCGCCCTCGCCGGGTCAGAGGACAGCTTCGCCGAAGCGGAGGGCACGGCCGAGCAAGTGGCTCCGCGCGACCTCGATGATATTCTGAATGAAATTGCCGCCCTGCGCCGCCAGGGGGACAATGCCGCAGCGCAAGCCCGGCTGGCGGAGCTCGAGGCGATGCTGGAAAACATGCAATTATCTCGCAGCGGATCCGGCGCCGGAGGATCGTCGGGCGCCGCGGGACAATCCAGCGGCCAAGGTCAACAGGCGGCAGGGTCGGGCGGAGACAGCCAGGGCAAGGGGGAGCCAAGCCCCCTCGATCAAGCGGGAGATCTGATCGATCGACAACGGCGCCTCGCCGATGAGGGGTTCGCCGCCCGACGAGGCGAGCGGCCCGCCTCGGGATTGGCCACTGACCAGGACAGTCTGACCGCTGCCACCCAAGCGCTGTCCGACGCCCTTAAGGGGGGCTCTCCCCCCGCCGAGGGCAACGCCGCCGACGCGTTCGGAAAAGCCGCCCAGGCCATGCGGGGGGCCGCCGAGGCACTGCGGCGCGGGGAAGTATCCGCCAGCCAGTTCCTCCAGGAAGAAGCGATAAGGGAGTTGCGCGAAGGGGCCGATGCCCTGGCCGACGCCGCCCTCGCCGCCGCAGCCGGGCGGGAAGGCCCAAATGGGGAGCCCGGCGAGGCGTTAAGAGGACGCACCGATGGCGAGGGGCAGGGACGCGACCCCCTCGGACGGCTTCTCGGCGGATATGGCGCCACCGGCATCACCATCCCCTCTCTTGGCGATCCCGCGCAGATCAGGGCGCTCACCGATGAGCTTCGGCTTCGACTGTCCGATCCCTCCCTGCCGCAACAGGAACGGCGCTATTACGAACGTCTGCTTGAACGGTTCTGA